The Sporosarcina ureae genome includes a region encoding these proteins:
- a CDS encoding exodeoxyribonuclease VII small subunit, whose amino-acid sequence MAEDKNMQFEQAMHQLEEIVQKLEAGEAPLDDTITLYKQGMELSAYCQKKLQNAEKQLIRMIDQEGNETSFDPTAGEPNE is encoded by the coding sequence ATGGCAGAAGATAAAAATATGCAATTCGAGCAGGCAATGCACCAGTTAGAAGAAATTGTACAGAAATTGGAGGCTGGAGAGGCACCTTTGGATGATACGATCACGTTGTATAAGCAAGGGATGGAGCTCTCAGCCTATTGTCAGAAGAAGTTGCAGAATGCTGAAAAACAATTGATTCGTATGATTGATCAAGAGGGTAACGAAACCTCATTTGATCCGACAGCAGGTGAACCGAATGAATGA
- the nusB gene encoding transcription antitermination factor NusB → MKRREAREKAIQTLFQLDNSEMNVDEAIGYIVETPLDSFYEQLVRGTAEHLTEVDSEITNKLENWTIDRLPKIERTVLRLAVYELLYNEEVPNRVIMNEAIELCKTFGDEKSGRFVNGVLSKFQ, encoded by the coding sequence ATGAAACGACGAGAAGCACGTGAAAAAGCAATTCAAACTCTGTTTCAGCTGGATAATAGCGAGATGAACGTGGATGAAGCGATAGGTTATATTGTAGAAACCCCGCTTGATTCATTCTACGAACAACTAGTTCGAGGTACAGCGGAACACCTGACAGAAGTTGATAGTGAAATTACAAATAAATTGGAAAACTGGACCATCGATAGATTGCCTAAAATCGAAAGAACCGTATTACGATTGGCTGTCTATGAACTCCTTTATAACGAAGAAGTTCCGAATCGGGTCATCATGAACGAAGCGATTGAGCTATGCAAAACGTTTGGTGACGAAAAGTCAGGCCGTTTTGTTAATGGGGTACTTTCTAAATTCCAATAA
- a CDS encoding Asp23/Gls24 family envelope stress response protein, translated as MADKTNASFVGMTPSGDAALGRVQLAPEVLEVIIGIATSEVNGVIATQGNFASGVAEKLGKVMYGKGVKTEWADEGLKIDVYCIIEYGHSIPTIATKIQSEIRQAILNMTSLQTHEVNVHITGIHFED; from the coding sequence ATGGCTGATAAAACAAATGCATCGTTTGTCGGAATGACACCGTCTGGAGATGCTGCACTCGGACGAGTCCAACTCGCACCTGAAGTACTCGAAGTCATCATTGGCATCGCCACATCAGAAGTAAATGGAGTGATTGCTACCCAAGGAAATTTCGCGTCAGGTGTTGCGGAGAAGTTGGGTAAAGTGATGTATGGAAAAGGTGTAAAAACCGAATGGGCAGATGAAGGACTAAAAATCGATGTGTATTGCATTATCGAGTACGGCCATTCCATTCCTACGATCGCGACGAAAATTCAGAGCGAAATTCGCCAAGCCATTTTGAATATGACTTCGCTTCAAACACATGAAGTGAATGTACATATAACGGGTATTCATTTCGAAGACTGA
- a CDS encoding stage III sporulation AC/AD family protein encodes MAILFQLFVVYLLLLLLSFAAPALHPILYTALFLLVTVYVLFTVLVPFGSTLLALTDKLPSPYATLLVVSAGLYYVAEVLSLQMKDEGYGAYGQLFQTSMKVVIMTLWLPYITQLIETIHAFIPW; translated from the coding sequence ATGGCAATTCTCTTTCAATTATTTGTCGTGTATCTCTTGCTACTTTTGCTTTCATTTGCTGCACCTGCCCTGCATCCCATTCTCTATACCGCACTATTCTTACTGGTCACAGTGTATGTATTGTTCACGGTTCTTGTACCTTTCGGGTCGACATTGTTAGCGTTGACGGATAAGTTACCGTCGCCTTATGCAACGCTGCTAGTAGTGAGTGCAGGTCTGTATTATGTAGCGGAGGTTCTGTCGCTTCAGATGAAAGACGAAGGGTACGGGGCATATGGGCAGCTGTTTCAGACCAGCATGAAAGTAGTCATCATGACATTGTGGCTGCCGTATATCACGCAATTGATTGAGACGATTCACGCGTTCATTCCCTGGTGA
- the xseA gene encoding exodeoxyribonuclease VII large subunit: MSNQTFLTVQALTKYVKRKFDADPHLRNVYVKGELSNVKLHPSGHIYFTLKDDKTRIQAAMFRSRSNTLQFKPENGMNVLITGDVTVFETAGSYQLYVQTMEPDGIGALYLAFEQLKKKLQQEGLFEERFKQAIPPVPKRVGLITAESGAALRDMYSTINRRFPMAEMHLYPALVQGRTAVPSIVKAIEQANKMATVDVLIVGRGGGSIEDLWAFNEEDVARAIFSSRIPIISAVGHETDTTIADFVADLRAPTPTAAAEMAVPDQLQLFQHLKNQQRSIYLAVQTIIKQLNKRLETAQAAYPLQYPERLYRPFIEKLDNLEDRLQRGSEAVVQGKRMSFDRLHAGFQYYTPIRRIQLEQQQTKQLEMRLNRAAEHSIKQRQQHFISLMRMMQALNPLQVMERGFSIGYKDHEVIKSIKDVASGDHVTLQLADGSISTIVEGIIPKEVE, encoded by the coding sequence ATGTCCAATCAAACTTTTTTAACCGTTCAAGCGCTAACGAAATATGTCAAACGCAAATTTGACGCAGATCCACATTTACGGAATGTGTATGTAAAAGGTGAACTGTCGAACGTTAAGCTGCATCCGTCCGGACATATTTATTTTACATTGAAAGACGATAAGACGAGAATTCAAGCGGCCATGTTCCGTTCCCGTTCCAACACACTTCAATTTAAGCCTGAAAACGGTATGAATGTACTAATTACGGGAGATGTGACGGTGTTTGAAACGGCAGGATCATACCAACTCTATGTACAAACAATGGAGCCAGATGGTATAGGGGCGCTGTATCTAGCTTTTGAACAGTTGAAAAAGAAACTTCAGCAAGAAGGGTTGTTTGAAGAAAGATTTAAGCAAGCTATTCCGCCAGTACCGAAACGAGTCGGTCTCATTACAGCTGAATCGGGTGCCGCGCTGCGTGATATGTACTCCACCATTAACCGACGTTTTCCAATGGCAGAGATGCATTTATATCCCGCTCTCGTGCAAGGACGCACAGCAGTTCCTTCGATTGTGAAAGCGATTGAACAAGCGAACAAAATGGCAACTGTCGATGTATTGATTGTTGGCCGAGGCGGGGGATCCATTGAAGATTTGTGGGCATTTAATGAAGAGGACGTAGCACGTGCGATTTTCTCAAGTCGGATTCCAATCATCAGCGCAGTGGGACATGAAACCGACACGACCATTGCGGATTTTGTGGCAGATTTACGTGCACCGACGCCAACTGCAGCAGCAGAAATGGCTGTACCGGATCAGCTTCAATTATTTCAACACTTGAAAAATCAACAGCGTTCGATTTATTTAGCGGTACAGACCATAATTAAACAGTTGAACAAGCGTTTAGAGACAGCGCAAGCAGCCTATCCGCTACAATATCCCGAACGATTATATCGTCCTTTCATCGAGAAGCTCGACAATCTCGAAGATCGACTACAACGCGGCAGTGAGGCGGTTGTCCAAGGGAAACGGATGAGCTTCGATCGTCTCCATGCAGGTTTTCAGTACTATACACCCATTCGACGTATTCAGCTGGAACAGCAACAGACGAAACAACTGGAAATGCGTTTGAATCGTGCTGCGGAACACTCTATTAAACAGCGTCAGCAACATTTCATATCGCTAATGCGCATGATGCAAGCCCTGAATCCATTACAAGTAATGGAAAGAGGTTTTTCAATCGGTTATAAAGATCATGAAGTGATTAAATCTATAAAAGATGTAGCAAGCGGAGATCACGTGACGCTTCAATTAGCAGACGGATCTATTTCCACTATAGTAGAAGGAATCATTCCAAAGGAGGTCGAGTAA
- a CDS encoding polyprenyl synthetase family protein, protein MNEKLQAFIAEMIPEIERELTNQLAKSDIPDALHESMMYSVEAGGKRIRPLLVMAVLFDMKQDSADAVKVAASAELIHTYSLIHDDLPCMDDDDFRRGKPTNHKVYGEDVATLSGDAMQAMAFQALADLRETPPEAAIELVGLLAKASGAQGMVKGQVLDMKGEQRLLPLAELEEVHIHKTGALLSYCIEAGAVLAQATDEQREQLRRFSHNIGLAFQIQDDILDVTATTEQLGKPANSDTSSEKSTYPSLLGLDGAREQLKARHEEAIRALQSIGLGESMLQLLADYIIERNM, encoded by the coding sequence ATGAATGAAAAATTACAAGCTTTTATTGCTGAAATGATTCCTGAAATTGAACGTGAACTGACGAATCAACTGGCGAAGTCTGATATTCCAGACGCTTTGCACGAATCTATGATGTATTCCGTAGAAGCGGGCGGCAAACGAATTCGTCCATTACTAGTTATGGCTGTTTTATTTGATATGAAACAAGATTCGGCTGATGCAGTAAAAGTCGCGGCTTCTGCTGAACTGATACATACATATTCATTAATTCATGACGATCTACCGTGCATGGATGACGATGATTTTAGAAGAGGTAAACCTACGAATCATAAAGTATACGGTGAAGATGTCGCGACGCTTTCGGGAGATGCAATGCAGGCAATGGCTTTCCAAGCGCTCGCAGATCTTCGGGAAACACCACCGGAAGCCGCGATTGAACTTGTCGGATTACTGGCAAAAGCGTCGGGCGCTCAAGGGATGGTCAAAGGCCAAGTTCTCGATATGAAAGGCGAACAGCGATTATTGCCTTTAGCAGAATTGGAAGAAGTCCATATTCATAAAACAGGCGCATTACTCTCATACTGTATAGAAGCGGGTGCTGTGCTAGCACAGGCTACGGATGAACAGCGTGAGCAACTTCGCCGTTTCTCTCACAACATTGGGTTGGCATTCCAAATCCAAGATGATATTTTGGATGTAACAGCCACTACTGAGCAGCTCGGTAAACCAGCAAACAGTGATACTTCAAGCGAAAAGTCGACGTATCCTTCATTGCTTGGGCTAGACGGGGCTCGCGAGCAATTAAAAGCACGTCATGAAGAAGCAATACGTGCTTTGCAGTCCATCGGCTTAGGGGAGTCTATGTTGCAATTGTTAGCAGATTACATTATTGAGCGAAATATGTAA
- the accB gene encoding acetyl-CoA carboxylase biotin carboxyl carrier protein — MLKIQEIREIIKLIDQSSIQKFSLESDGGKIKLEKNDGQAVTTVTETPQTPQAAPTPAPAAPAAAPATPAPTAAPEAPAAEVVTDETLHKITSPMVGTYYQASSPDAEAYVKKGDQVTAESIVCIVEAMKLFNEIESEVNGEIVEILVQDGQLVEYGQPLFLVREN, encoded by the coding sequence ATGTTGAAAATTCAAGAAATCAGAGAAATTATTAAGCTTATCGATCAATCATCCATCCAGAAATTCTCATTGGAATCAGATGGAGGGAAGATTAAACTTGAAAAAAATGACGGACAAGCCGTGACAACGGTTACAGAAACACCACAAACACCACAAGCAGCACCGACTCCAGCTCCGGCAGCACCTGCAGCAGCTCCAGCAACTCCAGCTCCAACAGCAGCACCGGAAGCTCCAGCAGCTGAAGTGGTAACTGACGAAACACTACACAAAATCACTTCCCCTATGGTTGGAACATATTATCAGGCTTCATCACCAGACGCAGAAGCATACGTTAAAAAAGGTGATCAAGTGACTGCTGAATCCATCGTTTGTATTGTAGAAGCAATGAAACTATTCAACGAAATTGAATCAGAAGTGAATGGTGAAATCGTTGAAATCTTAGTACAAGACGGTCAACTTGTGGAATACGGACAGCCTTTATTCCTTGTTAGAGAAAACTAA
- the folD gene encoding bifunctional methylenetetrahydrofolate dehydrogenase/methenyltetrahydrofolate cyclohydrolase FolD — translation MSSKKIDGKAIGQEIRNELKEEVASLVAQGVQPGLAVILVGENSASETYVKNKEKSSKEAGMKSVLTKLPETVSEEDLLAEVEKLNEDDTIDGILVQLPLPKHIDENKVIRAISPEKDVDGFHPMNVGKMLIGQETFLPCTPYGIMQLLERSNVDIAGKHAVIIGRSNIVGKPMGQLLLQKDATVTYCHSRTEDLKKFTQQADILIVAIGIAKFITGDYIKEGAVVIDVGMNRDENGKLCGDVDYESAEKQASAITPVPGGVGPMTITMLLKNTVESAENKLKARTQNK, via the coding sequence ATGTCTAGTAAAAAGATTGATGGAAAAGCAATAGGACAAGAAATCCGGAATGAATTAAAAGAAGAAGTAGCTTCTTTAGTCGCACAAGGTGTTCAACCTGGACTGGCTGTTATTTTAGTTGGGGAAAACTCAGCATCCGAGACATATGTGAAAAACAAGGAGAAATCCAGCAAGGAAGCGGGTATGAAATCCGTGCTGACTAAATTGCCGGAGACTGTGTCAGAAGAGGATCTTCTAGCTGAAGTAGAGAAGCTTAACGAAGACGATACAATCGATGGTATTTTGGTGCAATTGCCATTACCGAAACATATTGATGAAAACAAAGTCATCCGCGCGATCAGCCCGGAAAAAGATGTCGATGGATTCCATCCGATGAATGTTGGGAAAATGTTGATCGGTCAAGAAACATTCTTGCCTTGTACACCCTATGGCATCATGCAGTTACTTGAGCGCTCTAATGTAGATATTGCAGGCAAGCACGCAGTTATTATCGGTAGAAGTAATATCGTAGGGAAACCGATGGGACAACTTCTATTACAAAAAGATGCCACGGTGACGTATTGTCATTCTCGTACAGAAGATTTGAAGAAATTTACGCAACAAGCAGATATTTTAATCGTTGCAATTGGTATAGCTAAATTCATCACAGGTGACTACATTAAAGAAGGCGCAGTGGTGATTGATGTGGGTATGAACCGTGATGAAAATGGCAAGCTATGTGGAGACGTTGATTATGAATCAGCTGAGAAGCAAGCTAGTGCTATTACACCTGTACCAGGCGGAGTAGGTCCAATGACAATTACGATGCTATTGAAAAACACCGTGGAAAGTGCGGAGAATAAATTAAAGGCACGTACACAAAATAAGTAA
- the accC gene encoding acetyl-CoA carboxylase biotin carboxylase subunit, with amino-acid sequence MKKVLIANRGEIAVRIIRACKEMGIKTVAVYSEADAEALHVQLADEAVCIGPRLSTDSYLNFSNVISAAKATDCDGIHPGYGFLAENASFAELCEEVNIEFIGPTAAAISKMGTKDVARNTMASAGVPIVPGSDGIVDDADHALKIAKELGFPVIIKATAGGGGKGIRVARDEDELVKGVKITQKEAAAAFGNPGVYIEKYIEVFRHVEVQVLADKYGNAIHLGERDCSIQRRMQKLVEEAPSPALTPELRAEMGEAAVKAAKACNYRGAGTVEFIFDHINQKFYFMEMNTRIQVEHPVTEMITGIDLIQQQLKVAAGEELAFTQEDITFNGWSIECRINAENPDKNFMPSPGKVTMYLPPGGFGVRVDSAVYPGYTIPPFYDSMVAKLIVHADTREQAVARMKRALDEFVVEGVHTTIPFHANLMDNDIFQSGDFDTKFLEKYDVMK; translated from the coding sequence ATGAAAAAAGTATTAATTGCAAATCGTGGAGAAATTGCCGTGCGAATTATTCGCGCGTGTAAAGAAATGGGGATTAAAACGGTAGCTGTCTATTCCGAAGCAGATGCAGAGGCGCTACACGTTCAACTAGCAGACGAAGCAGTTTGCATCGGACCACGTCTATCGACAGACAGTTATCTAAACTTCTCAAACGTCATCAGTGCTGCAAAAGCAACTGACTGTGACGGAATCCATCCTGGTTATGGTTTCCTTGCAGAGAACGCGAGCTTCGCAGAACTTTGTGAAGAAGTAAATATCGAATTCATCGGGCCCACTGCAGCGGCCATTTCCAAAATGGGTACAAAAGACGTTGCGCGCAATACAATGGCATCTGCAGGAGTTCCGATCGTTCCTGGTTCTGACGGTATTGTGGATGATGCAGACCATGCACTTAAAATTGCAAAAGAACTTGGATTCCCCGTGATCATCAAAGCAACAGCTGGTGGTGGCGGTAAAGGGATTCGTGTAGCGCGTGATGAAGACGAGCTAGTAAAAGGCGTGAAAATCACACAAAAAGAAGCGGCTGCGGCATTCGGGAACCCGGGCGTCTATATTGAAAAATATATTGAAGTATTCCGTCACGTAGAAGTCCAAGTACTTGCGGACAAGTATGGTAACGCGATTCATTTAGGTGAGCGTGATTGTTCTATACAGCGCCGTATGCAAAAACTAGTCGAGGAAGCTCCATCTCCTGCGTTGACTCCTGAATTGCGTGCAGAGATGGGTGAAGCGGCGGTTAAAGCGGCTAAAGCTTGTAACTATCGTGGTGCAGGTACTGTAGAATTCATTTTTGATCATATCAATCAAAAATTCTATTTCATGGAAATGAATACACGAATTCAAGTGGAACATCCTGTAACAGAAATGATCACAGGAATAGACTTGATTCAACAACAGCTAAAAGTAGCAGCAGGTGAAGAATTAGCGTTCACACAAGAAGATATTACATTTAATGGCTGGTCCATTGAATGCCGGATCAACGCAGAAAATCCGGATAAGAATTTCATGCCATCCCCAGGTAAAGTGACTATGTATCTACCTCCAGGCGGCTTTGGTGTACGTGTTGACTCAGCCGTGTACCCAGGATATACGATTCCACCGTTTTACGACTCTATGGTCGCAAAGCTGATTGTTCATGCGGATACACGTGAGCAAGCGGTCGCTCGGATGAAACGTGCATTGGATGAATTCGTAGTGGAAGGCGTCCATACAACGATTCCATTCCACGCAAACTTAATGGATAATGATATATTCCAGTCTGGTGATTTTGATACAAAGTTCTTAGAAAAGTACGACGTCATGAAATAA
- the efp gene encoding elongation factor P has product MISVNEFRTGLTIEVDGDIWRVMDFQHVKPGKGAAFVRSKLRNLRSGNVNEKTFRAGEKVEKAQIDNRKMQYLYADGDMHVFMDNESYEQIELSEKQLEYELKFLKENMEVHVITYKEEVLGVDLPITVTLEVAETEPGIKGDTASGGSKPAKMETGVVVQVPFFVNQGDMLVINTEEGEYVSRA; this is encoded by the coding sequence ATGATTTCAGTAAACGAATTTCGTACAGGATTAACAATTGAAGTGGATGGTGACATTTGGCGCGTAATGGACTTCCAACACGTAAAGCCAGGTAAAGGTGCAGCGTTTGTTCGTTCGAAACTACGTAATTTACGCTCAGGAAACGTCAATGAAAAGACATTCCGTGCGGGAGAAAAAGTAGAGAAAGCACAAATTGACAACCGTAAAATGCAGTATTTATATGCTGACGGAGATATGCACGTATTCATGGATAACGAATCATACGAGCAGATTGAACTATCTGAAAAGCAACTTGAATATGAACTGAAATTCTTGAAAGAGAACATGGAAGTGCATGTGATCACGTATAAAGAAGAAGTACTAGGCGTTGATTTGCCAATAACAGTTACGCTTGAAGTAGCCGAAACAGAACCTGGAATTAAAGGTGACACAGCAAGCGGCGGTTCTAAGCCAGCTAAGATGGAAACTGGCGTTGTCGTCCAAGTGCCATTCTTTGTTAACCAAGGTGACATGTTGGTCATCAACACAGAAGAAGGAGAATACGTTTCTCGCGCATAA
- the dxs gene encoding 1-deoxy-D-xylulose-5-phosphate synthase gives MDLTKITNPSFIKELDKEQLESLAADIRHFLIENLSVTGGHIGPNLGVVELTIALHKIFDSPTDKFLWDVGHQSYVHKILTGRAGEFDTLRKYKGLSGFPKMAESIHDIWETGHSSTSLSAAMGMAVARDIKKEKSFVIPIIGDGALTGGMALEALNHIGHEKTNLTVILNDNEMSIAPNVGALHSILGKLRTAGKYNNVKDELEFLLRKIPAVGGRVATAAERVKDSLKYLVVNGVFFEELGFTYLGPIDGHDFVELERSLQYAKKMEGPVLLHVITKKGKGYSPAELDKIGTWHGTGPYKIETGDFVKSPVKGPAWSALVSETVRKLARNDRRIVAITPAMPVGSKLEPFAAEFPDRFFDVGIAEQHAATMAAGLAATGMKPFLAIYSTFLQRAYDQMLHDITRQKLNVFIGIDRSGLVGADGETHHGVFDIAFLRHLPNLVIMMPKDENEGQHMVKTAIDHDEGPIALRYPRGNGYGVPMDEELHTIPIGTWEVLQEGEDATILTFGTTIPMAFSAAEQLKAQGKNVAVVNARFIKPMDTNLLDELFAKGKPIITIEEAVLAGGFGSGVMEYAEQVGHTGTIFERIGIPDDFIEHGSVDKLLVEIHMTPDHVAEVTAAAIQQAAERAKV, from the coding sequence ATGGATCTAACAAAGATTACCAATCCATCTTTTATAAAAGAGCTCGATAAAGAACAGTTAGAATCTCTGGCGGCAGATATTCGCCATTTTCTAATTGAAAATTTATCGGTTACTGGCGGGCATATCGGACCGAATTTGGGTGTTGTCGAATTGACGATTGCATTGCATAAAATCTTCGACAGTCCAACCGATAAATTTTTATGGGATGTAGGACATCAGTCATATGTCCATAAAATTCTTACAGGCCGAGCGGGTGAATTCGACACGCTTAGAAAATATAAAGGGTTGAGCGGATTTCCGAAGATGGCGGAGAGCATACATGACATATGGGAAACGGGCCATAGTTCAACATCTTTGTCAGCGGCAATGGGAATGGCTGTTGCACGAGATATTAAAAAGGAAAAAAGTTTTGTCATTCCGATCATTGGCGATGGTGCGTTGACGGGCGGTATGGCGCTTGAAGCTTTGAACCATATCGGACACGAAAAGACGAATCTTACGGTCATTTTAAATGACAATGAAATGTCTATTGCACCGAATGTTGGCGCATTGCATTCAATTCTCGGGAAATTACGGACGGCTGGAAAGTACAACAACGTAAAAGATGAACTGGAATTCCTTTTACGTAAAATCCCGGCAGTTGGCGGTAGAGTCGCGACGGCTGCGGAACGTGTGAAAGACAGCTTGAAATATTTAGTCGTGAACGGGGTCTTCTTTGAGGAGCTTGGATTCACATATTTAGGACCAATTGATGGCCATGACTTTGTGGAATTAGAGCGTTCTCTTCAATACGCGAAGAAAATGGAAGGGCCGGTATTACTCCATGTAATTACGAAAAAAGGTAAAGGCTATAGTCCTGCCGAGTTAGATAAAATTGGTACATGGCATGGTACAGGTCCATATAAGATTGAAACTGGAGATTTTGTGAAATCCCCTGTGAAAGGTCCTGCTTGGAGTGCTTTAGTTTCTGAAACGGTACGCAAGCTTGCGAGGAATGATCGACGCATTGTTGCCATTACGCCTGCTATGCCGGTAGGATCAAAACTCGAGCCATTCGCAGCAGAATTCCCAGATCGTTTCTTCGATGTTGGGATTGCAGAACAACATGCAGCGACGATGGCTGCAGGACTTGCAGCCACTGGAATGAAGCCTTTCCTAGCTATTTATTCGACATTCTTGCAGCGTGCATACGATCAAATGTTACATGATATTACACGCCAAAAGCTTAATGTCTTTATCGGTATTGACCGCTCAGGACTCGTAGGAGCCGATGGAGAAACACATCACGGTGTGTTTGACATAGCATTCTTGCGTCATTTGCCGAACTTAGTTATTATGATGCCAAAAGATGAAAACGAAGGTCAGCACATGGTCAAGACAGCTATTGATCATGATGAAGGTCCGATTGCACTTCGTTACCCACGTGGCAATGGGTATGGTGTACCAATGGATGAAGAACTCCATACGATTCCAATCGGCACATGGGAAGTATTACAAGAAGGCGAAGACGCAACGATCTTGACGTTCGGTACGACCATTCCTATGGCGTTCTCAGCTGCTGAGCAATTAAAAGCACAAGGTAAAAATGTAGCGGTTGTCAATGCGCGTTTCATCAAGCCGATGGATACGAATTTGTTGGATGAGCTATTTGCTAAAGGGAAACCGATTATTACAATTGAAGAAGCGGTGCTTGCTGGTGGATTCGGCAGTGGCGTGATGGAATATGCAGAGCAAGTAGGTCATACGGGTACGATTTTCGAGAGAATAGGTATTCCGGATGATTTCATTGAACATGGTAGTGTCGATAAATTACTGGTCGAAATTCATATGACACCGGATCATGTGGCAGAAGTTACCGCAGCGGCTATTCAGCAAGCAGCAGAAAGAGCGAAAGTATGA
- a CDS encoding stage III sporulation protein AE, whose protein sequence is MLNFLQESIAGIIGPFFLLLIMLLIASLVDFFLPAFQKWTRFLLLILILVLLIEPARESFEQIQEITHSIASLFLGMYPLIAAMILASGATFGVLNFQPAMLLFAQGAVVFADKFLLPVLLTALLFDIFTRLVPEIAFTRMADLLRTSLLALVSAMVAAYSIFITAGGALSWTMNGALNEPLKELIKNNIPVIGSLLTDTLGSIGRYSSGATAYMSVWLLVSIWTIALLPAVRILCIAFLFRWTAAIVEPFSQKEICGLLDDIGRTLFVLCAISFLLTFAFIYTTIFIVTFIKLMTFGK, encoded by the coding sequence ATGCTGAATTTTCTGCAGGAAAGTATCGCGGGCATCATCGGACCATTTTTCTTGTTGCTCATTATGCTGCTCATTGCTTCTCTGGTCGATTTCTTTCTTCCGGCGTTTCAAAAGTGGACGAGGTTTCTGTTGCTCATCCTTATTTTAGTATTGTTAATTGAACCAGCTAGAGAAAGTTTTGAGCAAATTCAAGAGATCACGCATTCCATTGCTTCTTTATTCCTTGGCATGTACCCGCTAATTGCCGCGATGATTTTGGCATCCGGTGCAACGTTTGGCGTCTTGAATTTCCAACCCGCTATGCTGTTATTTGCACAAGGGGCTGTCGTGTTTGCAGATAAGTTCCTGTTGCCAGTGCTATTGACGGCGCTGTTGTTTGACATCTTTACGCGATTGGTGCCGGAGATTGCCTTCACAAGAATGGCGGATTTATTGCGTACGTCATTGCTTGCGCTTGTTTCTGCCATGGTTGCAGCGTATTCCATTTTCATCACAGCGGGTGGTGCGTTGTCCTGGACGATGAACGGAGCTTTGAATGAACCGTTAAAAGAGCTGATTAAGAATAATATTCCGGTTATCGGTTCATTGTTGACTGACACGCTTGGGTCGATTGGTCGTTATTCTTCCGGTGCAACGGCTTATATGAGTGTTTGGTTGCTCGTATCTATTTGGACGATTGCATTATTGCCGGCGGTGAGGATTCTATGTATTGCCTTTTTGTTTAGATGGACTGCGGCAATCGTCGAACCGTTTTCGCAAAAGGAAATATGCGGGTTATTGGATGATATTGGCCGTACGTTGTTTGTGTTATGTGCTATTTCGTTTTTACTGACATTCGCTTTCATCTATACAACAATTTTCATTGTGACGTTCATTAAACTGATGACGTTCGGGAAATGA
- a CDS encoding SpoIIIAH-like family protein, whose amino-acid sequence MRANKRTVWFLTLLSLVAVISIYYVKKEAPMPFDGIAIFTKETKDATNLLEKEGKSEEVKPVFAESYIFQDMRMEVRNERSETVQQLTEKMTSSDFSAEEKNEIFNEIAALRKVSSTEALMEMQIAALGYPEVFVRGDGDRVNVTVLSNESHSPKMADEITQYVMSSWDGAQTVKVDFAETKE is encoded by the coding sequence ATGAGAGCCAATAAACGAACAGTTTGGTTTTTAACATTACTTAGTCTAGTCGCAGTGATTTCAATCTACTACGTGAAGAAGGAAGCACCGATGCCGTTTGACGGAATTGCGATCTTCACGAAAGAAACAAAGGACGCAACGAATCTACTCGAAAAGGAAGGCAAGTCGGAGGAAGTGAAGCCAGTCTTTGCTGAATCGTATATTTTCCAAGATATGCGTATGGAAGTACGTAATGAACGCAGTGAGACGGTACAACAGTTGACAGAAAAAATGACTTCTTCTGATTTCTCTGCTGAAGAGAAAAATGAAATTTTTAATGAAATTGCTGCATTACGAAAAGTAAGTTCCACAGAAGCCTTGATGGAGATGCAAATTGCAGCACTTGGTTACCCTGAAGTGTTTGTACGTGGAGATGGTGATCGTGTCAACGTCACTGTGTTATCAAATGAAAGCCACTCACCGAAAATGGCGGATGAAATAACACAGTATGTCATGTCGAGCTGGGATGGCGCGCAAACTGTCAAAGTAGATTTTGCAGAAACAAAAGAATAA